In one Aquabacterium sp. OR-4 genomic region, the following are encoded:
- the aceA gene encoding isocitrate lyase, producing the protein MSKLTREQQIAALEKDWAENPRWKGVKRGYSATDVVRLRGSLQPEYTFAQRGAEVLWDKINGGAKKGYVNAFGAITAGQAMQQAKAGLEAVYLSGWQVAADGNTSETMYPDQSLYAYDSVPTMVRRINNTFKRADEIQWSRGIGPDSKDFIDYFLPIVADAEAGFGGVLNAFELMKNMIAAGAAGVHFEDQLAAVKKCGHMGGKVLVPTQEACEKLIAARFAADVMGVPTIVLARTDAEAANLITSDHDANDKPFLTGERTPEGFYRVKNGLEQAISRGVAYAPYADLVWCETGTPDLGFAREFAQAVHAKSPGKLLSYNCSPSFNWKKNLDDKTIAKFQDELSALGYKYQFITLAGIHINWYNTFQFAHAYARGEGMKHYTEMVQEPEFRAREAGYTFVSHQQEVGAGYFDDVTTVIQGGSSSVKALTGSTEEEQFH; encoded by the coding sequence ATGAGCAAGCTCACCCGCGAACAGCAGATCGCCGCCCTCGAGAAGGACTGGGCCGAAAACCCGCGCTGGAAGGGCGTGAAGCGCGGCTACAGCGCCACCGATGTGGTGCGCCTGCGCGGCAGCCTGCAGCCCGAGTACACCTTCGCCCAGCGCGGCGCCGAGGTGCTGTGGGACAAGATCAACGGTGGTGCCAAGAAGGGCTATGTCAACGCCTTCGGCGCCATCACCGCCGGCCAGGCCATGCAGCAGGCCAAGGCCGGCCTCGAGGCCGTGTACCTGAGCGGCTGGCAGGTGGCCGCCGACGGCAACACCAGCGAAACCATGTACCCCGACCAGTCGCTGTACGCGTACGACTCGGTGCCCACCATGGTTCGCCGCATCAACAACACCTTCAAGCGCGCTGACGAGATCCAGTGGAGCCGCGGGATCGGCCCGGACAGCAAGGATTTCATCGACTACTTCCTGCCCATCGTGGCCGATGCCGAAGCCGGCTTCGGCGGCGTGCTCAACGCCTTCGAACTGATGAAGAACATGATCGCGGCCGGTGCCGCGGGCGTGCACTTCGAAGACCAGCTGGCCGCCGTGAAGAAGTGCGGCCACATGGGTGGCAAAGTGCTGGTGCCCACGCAAGAGGCCTGCGAGAAGCTGATCGCCGCGCGTTTTGCCGCCGACGTGATGGGCGTGCCCACCATCGTGCTGGCGCGCACCGACGCCGAGGCCGCCAACCTGATCACCAGCGACCACGACGCCAATGACAAGCCCTTCCTGACCGGCGAGCGCACGCCCGAGGGCTTCTACCGCGTCAAGAACGGCCTCGAGCAGGCCATCAGCCGCGGCGTGGCCTACGCGCCCTACGCCGACCTGGTGTGGTGCGAGACCGGCACGCCCGACCTGGGCTTTGCCCGCGAGTTCGCCCAGGCCGTGCACGCCAAGAGCCCCGGCAAGCTGCTGAGCTACAACTGCTCGCCCAGCTTCAACTGGAAGAAGAACCTCGACGACAAGACCATCGCCAAGTTCCAGGACGAGCTCTCGGCGCTGGGCTACAAGTACCAGTTCATCACCCTGGCCGGCATCCACATCAACTGGTACAACACCTTCCAGTTTGCCCACGCCTATGCCCGCGGCGAAGGCATGAAGCACTACACCGAGATGGTGCAGGAGCCCGAATTCCGCGCCCGCGAAGCTGGCTACACCTTCGTGTCGCACCAGCAGGAAGTGGGCGCCGGTTACTTCGACGACGTGACCACCGTGATCCAGGGCGGCTCGTCCAGCGTCAAGGCGCTGACCGGCTCGACCGAGGAAGAGCAGTTCCACTGA
- a CDS encoding aspartate aminotransferase family protein, translated as MTTPNLDAYWMPFTANRQFKKAPRLFVKSEGMYFTTDQGRQVLDGIAGLWCVNAGHARPRIVQAIQQQAAELDYAPPFQMAHPKAFELAHRVAELLPEGLNKVFFTNSGSESVDTALKMALAYHRVRGEGQRTRLIGRERGYHGVNFGGISVGGMVANRKMFGAMLAGVDHIRHTHDPARNAFTVGQPAHGAELADDLLNLCALHDPSTIAAVIVEPVAGSTGVLIPPAGYLQKLRQICDQHGILLIFDEVITGFGRTGNPFGAQTFGVTPDLMVLAKGITNGCVPMGAVAAQQRIHDAFMTGPEHLIEFFHGYTYSSHPLACAAGLATLDTYAEEGLLTRAQQIGGYFAEGVHSLKGEPHVIDIRNIGLVGGIELAPIAGSPGKRAFDIFLDCYEQGVLIRTTGDTIALSPPLIIEREHIDRIVDTVRAAIRRHA; from the coding sequence ATGACCACGCCCAACCTCGACGCCTACTGGATGCCGTTTACCGCGAATCGCCAGTTCAAGAAGGCGCCGCGGCTGTTCGTCAAGAGCGAGGGCATGTACTTCACCACCGACCAGGGCCGTCAGGTGCTCGACGGCATTGCCGGCCTGTGGTGCGTGAACGCCGGCCACGCGCGGCCCAGGATCGTGCAGGCCATCCAGCAGCAGGCTGCCGAGCTGGACTACGCGCCGCCCTTCCAGATGGCGCATCCCAAGGCCTTCGAGCTGGCGCACCGCGTGGCCGAGCTGCTGCCCGAGGGGCTGAACAAGGTGTTCTTCACCAACTCGGGCTCCGAGAGCGTGGACACCGCGCTGAAGATGGCGCTGGCCTACCACCGCGTGCGCGGCGAGGGCCAGCGCACCCGCCTGATCGGCCGCGAACGCGGCTACCACGGCGTCAACTTCGGCGGCATCTCGGTGGGTGGCATGGTGGCCAACCGCAAGATGTTCGGCGCCATGCTGGCCGGTGTGGACCACATCCGCCACACCCATGATCCGGCGCGCAATGCCTTCACCGTGGGCCAGCCGGCCCATGGCGCCGAGCTGGCCGACGACCTGCTGAACCTGTGCGCGCTGCACGACCCGAGCACCATCGCCGCGGTGATCGTCGAGCCGGTGGCCGGCTCGACCGGCGTGCTGATTCCGCCCGCCGGCTACCTGCAGAAGCTGCGCCAGATCTGTGATCAGCACGGCATCCTGCTGATCTTCGACGAGGTGATCACCGGCTTCGGCCGCACCGGCAATCCCTTCGGTGCGCAGACCTTCGGCGTCACGCCCGACCTGATGGTGCTGGCCAAGGGCATCACCAACGGCTGCGTGCCGATGGGCGCGGTGGCGGCGCAGCAGCGCATCCACGATGCCTTCATGACCGGGCCCGAGCACCTGATCGAGTTCTTTCACGGCTACACCTACAGCAGCCACCCGCTGGCCTGCGCCGCCGGCCTGGCCACGCTGGACACCTACGCCGAAGAAGGCCTGCTCACCCGCGCGCAGCAGATCGGCGGCTACTTTGCCGAGGGCGTGCACTCGCTCAAGGGCGAGCCCCATGTCATCGACATCCGCAACATCGGCCTGGTGGGCGGCATCGAGCTGGCCCCGATTGCCGGCAGCCCGGGCAAGCGCGCCTTCGACATCTTCCTCGACTGCTACGAGCAGGGTGTGCTGATCCGCACCACCGGCGACACCATCGCGCTGAGCCCGCCGCTGATCATCGAGCGCGAGCACATCGACCGCATCGTCGACACCGTGCGCGCCGCCATCCGCCGCCACGCCTGA
- a CDS encoding two-component system response regulator — MNFEPLARLLPDAAAGPARAAPGPLPTDVAVPRTAPARVLVVDDTPANLSLLANLLNQTYRVQLATSGAKALELARRTPPDLIVLDVMMPEMDGYEVCRQLKADARTRHVPVLFLTALSRPEDESRGFEVGGADFIHKPFNPATVLARVATQLQAKAWQDAMADRNRWLQQALQERLAEVDQLRDATLYVMVSFAEFRDEETGNHVRRTQEYVRALAQWLADQGTDGYLLDAEQIDQLAKSAPLHDIGKVAIPDGILLKPARLTPEEFTIMKSHAVRGWELLNRAAEHMGQAGSLFLAYAMQIARHHHEHWNGGGYPDGLSGVAIPLSARLMAVADVYDALISRRPYKEPMPHAEALSRIRQGAGQQFDPQVVLALEAVGPQLESIARQWHD; from the coding sequence ATGAATTTCGAACCCCTTGCCCGCCTGCTGCCCGATGCCGCCGCCGGCCCCGCGCGCGCGGCCCCCGGGCCGCTGCCCACCGATGTGGCGGTGCCGCGCACGGCCCCGGCGCGGGTGCTGGTGGTGGACGACACGCCGGCCAACCTGAGCCTGCTGGCCAATCTGCTGAACCAGACCTACCGCGTGCAGCTGGCCACCTCGGGCGCCAAGGCGCTGGAGCTGGCGCGCCGCACGCCGCCCGACCTGATCGTGCTCGACGTGATGATGCCGGAGATGGACGGCTACGAGGTCTGCCGCCAGCTCAAGGCCGATGCGCGCACCCGCCATGTGCCGGTGCTGTTTCTCACCGCGCTGTCGCGGCCCGAGGACGAGAGCCGCGGCTTCGAGGTGGGTGGCGCCGACTTCATCCACAAGCCCTTCAACCCGGCCACCGTGCTGGCCCGCGTGGCCACGCAGCTGCAGGCCAAGGCCTGGCAGGACGCCATGGCCGACCGCAACCGCTGGCTGCAGCAGGCGCTGCAGGAGCGCCTGGCCGAGGTGGACCAGCTGCGCGACGCCACGCTGTACGTGATGGTCTCGTTTGCCGAGTTCCGCGACGAAGAAACCGGCAACCATGTGCGCCGCACGCAGGAGTACGTGCGGGCGCTGGCCCAGTGGCTGGCCGACCAGGGCACCGACGGCTACCTGCTCGACGCCGAACAGATCGACCAGCTGGCCAAGTCGGCGCCGCTGCACGACATCGGCAAGGTGGCCATCCCCGACGGCATCCTGCTCAAGCCGGCGCGGCTGACGCCCGAAGAGTTCACCATCATGAAGTCGCACGCCGTGCGCGGCTGGGAGCTGCTGAACCGCGCGGCCGAGCACATGGGCCAGGCCGGCAGCCTGTTTCTGGCCTATGCGATGCAGATCGCCCGCCACCACCACGAGCACTGGAACGGCGGCGGCTATCCCGATGGCCTGAGCGGTGTGGCCATTCCGCTGTCGGCACGCCTGATGGCGGTGGCCGATGTCTACGACGCCCTGATCAGCCGCCGCCCCTACAAAGAGCCGATGCCGCACGCCGAGGCGCTGTCGCGCATCCGCCAGGGCGCCGGCCAGCAGTTCGATCCGCAGGTGGTGCTGGCCCTCGAAGCCGTGGGCCCGCAGCTCGAATCCATCGCCCGCCAGTGGCATGACTGA
- a CDS encoding GntR family transcriptional regulator — translation MQPTWDHRAPIYQQLAERLAARLLDGEIAEGQAMPSVRALSGQYLLNPLTVSRALAALGEAGLLESRRGLGLYVRPGARQNLRHSERQRFLHTEWPPLRERLRRLDIAPADLTWED, via the coding sequence ATGCAGCCCACCTGGGACCACCGCGCGCCGATCTACCAGCAGCTGGCCGAGCGCCTGGCCGCGCGCCTGCTCGACGGCGAGATCGCCGAAGGCCAAGCCATGCCCTCGGTGCGCGCACTGTCGGGCCAGTACCTGCTGAACCCGCTGACCGTGAGCCGCGCGCTGGCCGCGCTGGGCGAGGCCGGCCTGCTGGAAAGCCGCCGCGGCCTGGGCCTGTACGTGCGCCCCGGCGCCCGCCAGAACCTGCGCCACAGCGAGCGCCAGCGCTTTCTTCACACCGAATGGCCGCCGCTGCGCGAGCGGCTGCGCCGGCTCGACATCGCGCCCGCCGATCTGACCTGGGAGGACTGA
- a CDS encoding Lrp/AsnC family transcriptional regulator — MRTESPKLQFDAIDREILRELQADGRLSNVELAERVHLSPSACLRRVKALEDAGVIDRYVALLNAKALGQHGTCFSIINLQTMNDRVLGAFEQAVRDHPEVLDCFYVAGSNDYLIRFSYRDAEDLERFHTQVLMRLPGVERSNSMLVLRTVKRTTALPL; from the coding sequence ATGCGAACAGAAAGCCCGAAGCTGCAATTCGATGCGATCGACCGCGAGATCCTGCGCGAGCTGCAGGCCGACGGCCGGCTCTCCAATGTCGAGCTGGCCGAGCGCGTGCACCTTTCGCCCTCGGCCTGCCTGCGCCGCGTGAAGGCGCTCGAGGACGCCGGTGTGATCGACCGCTACGTGGCCCTGCTCAATGCCAAGGCGCTGGGCCAGCACGGCACCTGCTTTTCGATCATCAACCTGCAGACCATGAACGACCGCGTGCTGGGCGCCTTTGAGCAGGCGGTGCGCGACCATCCCGAGGTGCTGGACTGCTTCTACGTGGCCGGCAGCAACGATTACCTGATCCGCTTCAGCTACCGCGACGCCGAGGACCTGGAGCGCTTTCACACCCAGGTGCTGATGCGCCTGCCCGGGGTCGAGCGCTCGAACTCGATGCTGGTGCTGCGCACCGTCAAGCGCACCACGGCCTTGCCGCTGTAG
- a CDS encoding ABC transporter ATP-binding protein yields MTPLIRTRGLTLDYGRLPGQRKRALDHLSFDIPPGRVVGLLGHNGAGKTTLMKALVGLADCQGELSVLGRDPRRERVALLEQMSYIPDVAILPRWARVHELVSLMAGLHPRFSAERARALIKRTSVGLDDKVKALSRGMVVQVHLALIAAIDARLMILDEPTLGLDVLSRKAFYEMLLDEWCDGERSVLISTHQVEEIESLLSDVLMLNEGQLVLSISLEDIDRRFVALGHDAAAAEAMAAAHPLLRYRAPGAAGGQAALFDGAPPPEVQALGQRLRPSLVDLFVALTRQPEINRSSGL; encoded by the coding sequence ATGACCCCGTTGATCCGCACCCGCGGCCTCACGCTCGACTACGGGCGCCTGCCCGGCCAGCGCAAGCGCGCGCTCGACCATCTGAGCTTCGACATCCCGCCCGGCCGCGTGGTGGGCCTGCTGGGCCACAACGGCGCCGGCAAGACCACGCTGATGAAGGCCCTGGTGGGCCTGGCCGATTGCCAGGGCGAGCTGTCGGTGCTGGGCCGCGACCCGCGCCGCGAGCGCGTGGCCCTGCTCGAGCAGATGAGCTACATCCCCGATGTGGCCATCCTGCCGCGCTGGGCTCGCGTGCATGAGCTGGTGTCGCTGATGGCCGGCCTGCATCCGCGCTTTTCGGCCGAGCGGGCGCGGGCCCTGATCAAGCGCACCAGCGTGGGCCTGGACGACAAGGTCAAGGCCTTGTCGCGCGGCATGGTGGTGCAGGTGCACCTGGCACTGATTGCCGCCATCGACGCGCGGCTGATGATCCTGGACGAGCCCACGCTGGGCCTCGACGTGCTGTCGCGCAAGGCCTTCTACGAAATGCTGCTCGACGAGTGGTGCGACGGCGAGCGCAGCGTGCTGATCAGCACCCACCAGGTCGAGGAGATCGAGAGCCTGCTGTCCGACGTGCTGATGCTCAACGAGGGCCAGCTGGTGCTGTCCATCAGCCTGGAAGACATCGACCGCCGCTTCGTGGCGCTGGGCCATGACGCCGCCGCCGCCGAGGCCATGGCCGCCGCGCACCCGCTGCTGCGCTACCGCGCACCGGGCGCGGCCGGTGGCCAGGCGGCGCTGTTCGACGGCGCGCCGCCGCCCGAGGTGCAGGCCCTCGGCCAGCGCCTGCGGCCCAGCCTGGTGGACCTGTTCGTGGCGCTGACCCGCCAGCCCGAGATCAACCGCAGCAGCGGCCTGTGA
- a CDS encoding hemerythrin domain-containing protein, which yields MTARTQRAARPSRSAPPPLPPLEALDRTHHSMMGVLNDLRHLVEHLEHHGVDAAARQSAKAVCAFFSGHARQHHADEEALIFPPLLRKNDPVLTQHVLRLQQDHGWLEEDWLELAPQLQAVAEGYSWYELEALRHGVGVFTTLYHEHIALEESLIYPEARRQMAAEAASRDQRIASA from the coding sequence ATGACCGCCCGCACCCAGCGTGCCGCCCGCCCCAGCCGCAGCGCCCCGCCGCCCCTGCCCCCGCTGGAGGCGCTGGACCGCACCCACCACAGCATGATGGGCGTGCTCAACGATCTCCGGCACCTGGTTGAGCACCTCGAGCACCACGGCGTCGATGCCGCGGCGCGCCAGAGCGCCAAGGCGGTGTGCGCGTTCTTCAGCGGGCATGCCCGCCAGCACCATGCCGACGAAGAGGCGCTGATCTTTCCACCCCTGCTGCGCAAGAACGACCCGGTACTCACCCAGCATGTGCTGCGCCTGCAGCAAGACCATGGCTGGCTCGAGGAAGACTGGCTCGAACTGGCGCCGCAGCTGCAGGCGGTGGCCGAAGGCTACAGCTGGTACGAGCTGGAGGCCCTGCGCCACGGCGTGGGCGTGTTCACCACGCTGTACCACGAGCACATCGCGCTTGAAGAGTCGCTGATCTACCCCGAGGCGCGGCGCCAGATGGCCGCCGAGGCCGCCAGCCGCGACCAGCGCATCGCCTCGGCCTGA
- a CDS encoding hybrid sensor histidine kinase/response regulator, producing MSQPTEPIAPPVASPARPAPQLARLAHALQALLTAALALNLLLLWVVHDASQRNLAASAQRESARAEVSRLVQETDLLSHLVQGYTTTGQVRYLTLYYEILGARQGERPSPQGADPVAYWREALASQASQTSQVSPAGAGQPLPAPPAPLNAPPATAQPLVERLRIQGFADTELAAATEVLDAARPMQAIEKIAFAATQGLYDKQLRSFVDDGKPDLAYAIELVHSPMYESLRADLDRAVRQLADGVARRTQQQLDAAGLRLQQAIAATVVVNLLLVPLLLLAAYGMRRRVLLPIRRLVAMAERFTAGRFERTAAADPVLRPQVAELATLARTLDDMACAIRRELEQRDRTEGALAAARDLAETHARAKGMFLANMSHEIRTPMNAIIGMTQLALGTELAPRQRDYLDKALGASHHLLALINDVLDFSKIEAGGLSLEHRPFQLEDVLAQAVTLVRQRAQDKELELLCDVVDPLLLTGHGRLVGDATRLAQVITNLLGNAVKFTPAGQVVLRVDTEPSPPGDPAAPLQLLISVRDTGIGMTPEQCAGLFREFAQADVSTTRRFGGTGLGLAISKRLVELMGGRIEVRSTPGHGSCFSVHLALPLAPAIQPLPALPGTAGQRVLVVDDQRDTLATVQALLHRLGVGSRGRVSAANDAQQALAMLDAARAHGQPFDLMLLDWVLPDMDGAEVLRRALQAQPTLRVAVMTAYGSPQVVAAARAQGDVRLLDKPLLPDDLRGLFGAARTPAPRGAAAADDAPDLHGLRVLLVEDNALNRQLAIELLEGRGAQVRWAVHGLEALNRLQADGAAAYDVVLMDLQMPVMDGYEAVRQLRRQPAFDALPVLAMTANAMAGEREQCLAIGMQEHVAKPLDAAALFGLLARYRPAHPSASPSADAQTGGTAVPTAPAGPGAGGPSIATATALAPGQPAAPPPLPALPGIDSAQLLLHCDGNLSLARRMLSGFAQDHADGIAHWADWLRAGDWPPLIRAAHTLRGLAATLGAGALQARADQLEQAARAMNADDTAAALPPLDHELALLVNALTQLRAQLATPPAASPMALPASATTAANVTTAAGEAHATAPGPALDLPDLPALVRLLQDSDSHALTWWQDHEAALRVQLPPVLLRRLSAAMSRYDFDAALEALAGWSADTPAGHPVNTDGTRPSDGTGHRPGPVSAQPTPPDGDATA from the coding sequence ATGTCCCAGCCCACCGAACCCATCGCCCCGCCTGTTGCATCGCCTGCCCGGCCCGCGCCGCAGCTGGCGCGCCTGGCCCACGCGCTGCAAGCCTTGCTGACCGCGGCGCTGGCGCTCAACCTGCTGCTGCTGTGGGTGGTGCACGACGCCAGCCAGCGCAACCTGGCCGCCAGCGCGCAGCGCGAGTCGGCCCGCGCCGAAGTCAGCCGCCTGGTGCAGGAGACCGACCTGCTCTCGCACCTGGTGCAGGGCTACACCACCACCGGGCAGGTGCGCTACCTGACCCTCTACTACGAGATCCTGGGCGCGCGCCAGGGCGAGCGCCCGTCGCCCCAGGGGGCCGACCCGGTGGCCTACTGGCGCGAGGCGCTGGCAAGCCAGGCCAGCCAGACCAGCCAGGTCAGCCCGGCCGGCGCCGGCCAACCGCTGCCGGCACCCCCTGCGCCCCTGAACGCACCGCCGGCCACCGCCCAGCCGCTGGTGGAACGCCTGCGCATCCAGGGCTTTGCCGACACCGAGCTGGCCGCGGCCACCGAGGTGCTTGACGCCGCACGCCCGATGCAGGCGATCGAGAAGATCGCCTTTGCCGCCACCCAGGGCCTGTACGACAAGCAACTGCGCAGCTTTGTCGACGATGGCAAGCCCGACCTGGCCTATGCCATCGAGCTGGTGCACTCGCCGATGTACGAGTCGCTGCGCGCCGACCTCGACCGCGCGGTGCGCCAGCTGGCCGACGGCGTGGCACGGCGCACCCAGCAGCAGCTGGATGCCGCCGGCCTGCGCCTGCAGCAGGCCATTGCCGCCACGGTGGTGGTCAACCTGCTGCTGGTGCCGCTGCTGCTGCTGGCGGCCTACGGCATGCGGCGCCGGGTGCTGCTGCCCATCCGCCGCCTGGTGGCGATGGCCGAGCGGTTTACCGCCGGCCGCTTCGAGCGCACGGCCGCCGCCGACCCGGTGCTGCGCCCGCAGGTGGCCGAGCTGGCCACGCTGGCGCGCACGCTCGATGACATGGCCTGCGCCATCCGGCGCGAGCTCGAGCAGCGCGACCGCACCGAAGGCGCACTGGCCGCCGCGCGCGACCTGGCCGAGACCCACGCCCGTGCCAAGGGCATGTTCCTGGCCAACATGAGCCACGAGATCCGCACGCCGATGAACGCCATCATCGGCATGACCCAGCTGGCCCTGGGCACCGAGCTGGCGCCGCGCCAGCGCGACTACCTGGACAAGGCGCTGGGCGCCTCGCACCACCTGCTGGCGCTGATCAACGATGTGCTGGACTTCTCCAAGATCGAGGCCGGCGGCCTGAGTCTGGAGCACCGGCCCTTCCAGCTGGAAGACGTGCTGGCCCAGGCCGTGACCCTGGTGCGCCAGCGCGCGCAGGACAAGGAGCTGGAGCTGCTGTGCGACGTGGTCGACCCCTTGCTGCTCACCGGCCACGGCCGCCTGGTGGGCGATGCCACGCGCCTGGCGCAGGTGATCACCAACCTGCTGGGCAATGCCGTCAAGTTCACGCCCGCCGGCCAGGTGGTGCTGCGGGTGGACACCGAGCCCAGCCCGCCGGGCGACCCGGCCGCGCCGCTGCAGCTGCTGATCAGCGTGCGCGACACCGGCATCGGCATGACGCCCGAGCAATGCGCCGGCCTGTTTCGCGAGTTTGCGCAGGCCGATGTCTCGACCACGCGCCGCTTCGGTGGCACCGGCCTGGGCCTGGCCATCAGCAAGCGCCTGGTCGAGCTGATGGGCGGGCGCATCGAGGTGCGCAGCACGCCGGGCCATGGCTCGTGCTTCAGCGTGCACCTGGCGCTGCCGCTGGCGCCGGCCATCCAGCCGCTGCCGGCCTTGCCGGGTACGGCCGGCCAGCGCGTGCTGGTGGTCGACGACCAGCGCGACACCCTGGCCACGGTGCAGGCCCTGCTGCACCGCCTGGGCGTGGGCTCCCGCGGCCGCGTCTCGGCCGCCAACGACGCGCAGCAGGCCCTGGCCATGCTGGACGCCGCGCGCGCCCATGGCCAGCCCTTCGACCTGATGCTGCTCGACTGGGTGCTGCCCGACATGGACGGCGCCGAGGTGCTGCGCCGCGCACTGCAGGCCCAGCCCACGCTGCGCGTGGCGGTGATGACCGCCTACGGCTCGCCCCAGGTGGTGGCCGCAGCACGCGCCCAGGGCGATGTGCGCCTGCTCGACAAGCCGCTGCTGCCTGACGACCTGCGCGGCCTGTTCGGTGCCGCACGCACGCCGGCACCGCGCGGTGCCGCGGCGGCCGACGACGCGCCTGACCTGCACGGCCTGCGCGTGCTGCTGGTCGAGGACAACGCGCTCAACCGCCAGCTGGCGATCGAGCTGCTGGAAGGCCGCGGCGCCCAGGTGCGCTGGGCCGTGCACGGCCTGGAGGCACTGAACCGCCTGCAGGCCGACGGCGCAGCCGCCTACGACGTGGTGCTGATGGACCTGCAGATGCCGGTGATGGACGGCTACGAGGCCGTGCGCCAGCTGCGCCGCCAGCCCGCCTTCGACGCCCTGCCCGTGCTGGCCATGACCGCCAACGCCATGGCCGGCGAACGCGAGCAGTGCCTGGCCATCGGCATGCAGGAGCATGTGGCCAAGCCGCTGGACGCCGCGGCGCTGTTCGGACTGCTGGCCCGCTACCGGCCGGCCCACCCCTCGGCCAGCCCCTCGGCGGATGCCCAGACGGGAGGAACAGCCGTGCCCACGGCGCCGGCCGGCCCTGGCGCCGGCGGTCCGTCCATCGCAACCGCCACCGCGCTGGCGCCCGGCCAGCCTGCTGCGCCGCCGCCGCTGCCCGCGCTGCCGGGCATCGACAGCGCCCAGCTGCTGCTGCACTGCGACGGCAACCTGTCGCTGGCCCGGCGCATGCTCAGTGGCTTTGCGCAAGACCATGCCGACGGCATTGCCCACTGGGCCGACTGGCTGCGCGCGGGCGACTGGCCGCCGCTGATCCGCGCCGCCCACACGCTGCGCGGCCTGGCCGCCACGCTGGGCGCCGGCGCGCTGCAGGCCCGGGCCGACCAGCTGGAGCAGGCCGCCCGCGCCATGAACGCCGACGACACCGCGGCCGCACTGCCGCCGCTGGATCACGAGCTGGCGCTGCTGGTCAACGCACTCACCCAGCTGCGGGCCCAGCTGGCCACGCCGCCGGCAGCGTCCCCGATGGCCTTGCCCGCCAGCGCCACCACGGCCGCCAACGTCACCACGGCCGCCGGCGAGGCCCACGCCACCGCGCCCGGCCCAGCCCTCGATCTGCCCGACCTGCCGGCCCTGGTGCGCCTGCTGCAAGACAGCGACAGCCACGCGCTGACCTGGTGGCAGGACCACGAGGCCGCGCTGCGTGTCCAGCTGCCGCCGGTGCTGCTGCGCCGGCTGAGTGCGGCGATGTCGCGCTACGACTTCGACGCCGCGCTCGAGGCCCTGGCCGGCTGGTCGGCCGACACCCCCGCGGGCCACCCGGTCAACACCGACGGCACGCGCCCCAGCGACGGCACCGGCCACAGGCCCGGCCCCGTTTCCGCCCAACCCACGCCGCCCGACGGCGACGCCACGGCATGA
- a CDS encoding iron-containing alcohol dehydrogenase, whose amino-acid sequence MARILYLTQIEIDHGAVRLLPEECQRIGMAKPLVVSDAGVRAAGVLDLALAALGGLPHAVFDQTPSNPTEAAVRAAVAVFKAQGCDSLIAVGGGSSIDLAKGVAILATHPGELKTYATIEGGSPKISEAVAPLIAVPTTAGTGSEVARGAIVIVDDGRKLGFHSWHLMPKAAILDPELTLGLPAGLTAATGMDAIAHCLETFMAPAVNPPADGIALDGLTRGWAHIERATRDGQDREARWQMMSASMQGAMAFQKGLGCVHSLSHSLGGVNPRLHHGTLNAMFLPAVVMFNAAAPSMQRDQRLARIAHAIGLPGCDAAGTEVAEAIRALNARLGLPAGLRAMGVDETLFERVIDGAMADHCHKTNPRLATRDDYRAMLAASM is encoded by the coding sequence GTGGCCCGCATCCTGTACCTGACCCAGATCGAGATCGACCACGGCGCGGTGCGCCTGCTGCCCGAGGAATGCCAGCGCATCGGCATGGCCAAGCCGCTGGTGGTCAGCGATGCCGGCGTGCGCGCCGCCGGCGTGCTCGACCTGGCGCTGGCCGCATTGGGCGGGCTGCCGCACGCGGTGTTCGACCAGACCCCCAGCAACCCCACCGAGGCGGCCGTGCGCGCCGCGGTGGCGGTGTTCAAGGCCCAGGGCTGCGACAGCCTGATCGCCGTGGGCGGCGGCTCCAGCATCGATCTCGCCAAGGGCGTGGCCATCCTGGCCACCCATCCGGGCGAGCTGAAGACCTACGCCACCATCGAGGGCGGCAGCCCGAAGATCAGCGAAGCCGTGGCGCCGCTGATCGCCGTGCCCACCACCGCCGGCACCGGCAGCGAGGTGGCGCGTGGCGCCATCGTGATCGTCGACGATGGCCGCAAGCTGGGCTTCCACAGCTGGCACCTGATGCCCAAGGCGGCCATCCTCGACCCCGAGCTGACCCTGGGCCTGCCGGCGGGCCTGACCGCCGCCACCGGCATGGACGCCATCGCCCACTGCCTGGAAACCTTCATGGCGCCGGCCGTCAACCCGCCGGCCGACGGCATTGCGCTGGATGGATTGACGCGCGGCTGGGCGCACATCGAGCGTGCCACCCGCGACGGCCAGGACCGCGAGGCGCGCTGGCAGATGATGAGCGCCAGCATGCAGGGCGCGATGGCCTTCCAGAAGGGCCTGGGCTGCGTGCACAGCTTGAGCCACAGCCTGGGCGGCGTGAACCCGCGCCTGCATCACGGCACCCTGAACGCGATGTTTCTGCCCGCGGTGGTGATGTTCAATGCCGCGGCCCCGAGCATGCAGCGCGATCAGCGCCTGGCGCGCATCGCCCACGCCATCGGCCTGCCCGGCTGCGATGCTGCCGGCACCGAGGTGGCCGAGGCCATCCGCGCCCTCAACGCCCGCCTGGGCCTGCCCGCCGGCCTGCGGGCGATGGGCGTCGACGAAACATTGTTCGAGCGCGTGATCGACGGCGCCATGGCCGACCATTGCCACAAGACCAACCCGCGCCTGGCCACGCGCGACGACTACCGGGCGATGCTGGCCGCCTCGATGTAA